In Streptomyces ambofaciens ATCC 23877, a single genomic region encodes these proteins:
- a CDS encoding TetR/AcrR family transcriptional regulator — protein MTVEGGGVPHPDRDKKDAPLRSDAQRNRERILEVAREELTRCANAPLSAIARKAGVGQGTFYRNFPHREALVLEIYRYEMQQVADAARQLLATRGPEHALREWMDRLARFAMTKAGLADAIRLVTSAPGGPAKPGPTPVMEAAELLLRAGEDAGAIRPGVTADDFLLAIGGLWQVDPREDWQPRVTRLLDLVMDGLRAGAPGR, from the coding sequence ATGACCGTGGAAGGAGGAGGAGTGCCTCACCCGGACCGGGACAAGAAGGACGCTCCCCTGCGCTCGGACGCCCAGCGCAACCGCGAGCGCATCCTGGAAGTGGCCAGGGAGGAACTGACGCGCTGCGCGAACGCGCCGTTGAGCGCCATCGCCAGGAAGGCGGGCGTGGGACAGGGCACCTTCTACCGCAACTTCCCGCACCGCGAGGCGCTCGTCCTGGAGATCTACCGCTACGAGATGCAGCAGGTGGCCGACGCCGCGCGACAGCTGCTGGCCACCCGGGGCCCCGAACACGCCCTACGTGAGTGGATGGACCGCCTGGCCCGGTTCGCCATGACCAAGGCCGGGCTGGCGGACGCGATCCGGCTGGTCACCAGCGCGCCCGGCGGACCGGCGAAGCCGGGCCCCACGCCCGTGATGGAGGCCGCCGAGCTCCTGCTGCGCGCGGGCGAGGACGCCGGGGCCATCCGCCCCGGCGTCACGGCGGACGACTTCCTCCTCGCCATCGGCGGTCTCTGGCAGGTCGATCCGCGCGAGGACTGGCAGCCGAGGGTCACCCGGCTCCTGGACCTGGTGATGGACGGACTGCGCGCGGGGGCGCCCGGCCGGTGA
- a CDS encoding XdhC family protein encodes MLDIADELDGWLAEGREFAVATVVSVGGSAPRGPGAALAVDSGGTAIGSVSGGCVEGAVYELCAEALRNGEPVRERFGYSDEDAFAVGLTCGGVIDVLVTPVGADAPEREVLRAALSAVAGGATAALARVVEGPSGILGRALLVRPDGSYDGGLGGHPDLDRTAVAEARALLEAGRTGTVGISEDGSHCPGGLTLLVESRVPPPRMIVFGAVDFAAALVRAGKFLGHHVTVCDARPVFATAARFPEADEVVVDWPHRYLRSTPTDERTVLCVLTHDAKFDVPLLTEALRTPVAYVGAMGSRRTHEDRDRRLRAAGLTERELSRLRSPIGLDLGARTPEETALSIAAEIVAMRRGGTGVPLTGGAAPIHRDLTSAAA; translated from the coding sequence ATGCTTGACATCGCCGACGAGCTGGACGGCTGGCTCGCCGAGGGCCGGGAGTTCGCCGTCGCCACGGTCGTCTCCGTCGGCGGCAGCGCGCCGCGTGGTCCCGGCGCCGCCCTCGCCGTCGACAGCGGGGGCACGGCGATCGGATCGGTCTCCGGCGGTTGTGTCGAGGGCGCGGTGTACGAGCTGTGCGCCGAGGCCCTGCGGAACGGCGAGCCCGTGCGGGAACGGTTCGGCTACAGCGACGAGGACGCCTTCGCGGTCGGACTGACCTGTGGTGGCGTCATCGACGTGCTGGTCACGCCGGTCGGCGCGGACGCGCCCGAGCGGGAGGTCCTGCGAGCGGCCCTGTCGGCCGTCGCCGGGGGCGCGACCGCGGCCCTCGCCCGGGTCGTCGAGGGCCCGTCCGGGATTCTGGGCCGGGCCCTGCTCGTCCGCCCCGACGGCTCGTACGACGGAGGGCTCGGCGGCCATCCGGACCTGGACCGCACGGCGGTGGCCGAGGCCCGGGCCCTGCTGGAGGCCGGCCGCACCGGCACGGTCGGCATCTCGGAGGACGGCTCGCACTGCCCCGGCGGACTCACGCTGCTCGTCGAGTCCAGGGTGCCGCCGCCCCGCATGATCGTCTTCGGGGCGGTCGACTTCGCCGCGGCGCTGGTGCGGGCCGGCAAGTTCCTCGGCCACCACGTGACCGTGTGCGACGCCAGGCCCGTCTTCGCCACCGCGGCCCGTTTCCCCGAGGCCGACGAGGTCGTCGTGGACTGGCCGCACCGCTACCTGCGGAGCACGCCGACCGACGAACGCACGGTGCTGTGCGTCCTCACCCACGACGCCAAGTTCGACGTACCGCTGCTGACGGAGGCCCTGCGGACGCCGGTCGCGTACGTCGGTGCCATGGGTTCGCGCCGCACCCACGAGGACCGCGACCGGCGGCTGCGCGCAGCGGGCCTGACCGAGCGCGAGCTGTCCCGGCTCCGCTCACCGATCGGCCTGGACCTCGGCGCCCGGACGCCCGAGGAGACCGCGCTCTCCATCGCGGCGGAGATCGTCGCGATGCGGCGCGGCGGAACGGGCGTACCCCTGACGGGCGGGGCGGCCCCGATCCACCGCGACCTGACGAGTGCCGCCGCCTGA
- a CDS encoding polysaccharide deacetylase family protein: protein MRQRPALTPAVYVAAPVAFALAHIGPAATWLPGFRRRAFPGLTGQGRPGHVALTFDDGPDPASTPRFLDVLDELGVRATFFLLGENVVRHPATAREPARRGHELAVHGWAHDRPWLPSPARDARELLRAVHAVGEAAGRAPLWYRPPYGILTSGRWAAAHRAGLRPVLWTAWGKDWRPDATPASVRATVTADLRGGGTILLHDTDHASAPGSWRSALGALPGIVRDCREAGLTVGPLGEHEVGRPDGRRAPASVR, encoded by the coding sequence ATGCGTCAGAGGCCGGCCCTCACACCGGCGGTGTACGTCGCCGCACCAGTCGCCTTCGCGCTGGCCCACATCGGCCCGGCCGCGACCTGGCTGCCGGGTTTTCGCCGGCGCGCGTTCCCGGGCCTGACCGGACAGGGCCGACCCGGTCACGTCGCGCTCACCTTCGACGACGGCCCCGATCCGGCGTCCACACCGCGTTTCCTCGACGTGCTGGACGAGCTCGGCGTGCGGGCGACGTTCTTCCTGCTCGGCGAGAACGTCGTACGTCACCCGGCGACGGCCCGCGAGCCGGCCCGGCGGGGACACGAACTCGCCGTGCACGGCTGGGCGCACGACCGCCCCTGGCTGCCGTCACCGGCACGGGACGCGCGCGAGCTGCTGCGCGCCGTCCACGCGGTGGGAGAGGCCGCCGGACGCGCCCCGCTCTGGTACCGCCCGCCCTACGGCATCCTGACCTCCGGACGCTGGGCCGCGGCACACCGGGCGGGACTGCGGCCGGTGCTGTGGACCGCGTGGGGGAAGGACTGGCGGCCGGACGCCACGCCCGCTTCGGTGCGGGCCACCGTCACGGCGGACCTGCGCGGGGGCGGCACGATCCTCCTCCACGACACCGACCACGCCTCCGCCCCCGGCAGCTGGCGTTCCGCCCTCGGTGCCCTCCCCGGCATCGTCCGTGACTGCCGGGAGGCGGGGCTGACGGTGGGACCGCTGGGGGAACACGAAGTGGGCCGACCGGACGGGCGACGCGCGCCGGCATCGGTCCGGTGA
- a CDS encoding DMT family transporter, whose translation MSVLTVVLALFAALSNAAASVLQRRAAAQDEDRAGAVHTVVRSLLRLVHDPYWVGGAALLALTTVLQGAALAVGSLSVVQPLMATELLFTLMVGSVVFHRRPDLRTWLAFVALAVGLALFLGAASPSAGQDTATPGRWGWAGLALFVVVTALASVGSLVRGAPRAALFGSASAVAFGGTAALLKEVTGRLPQGVGAMLTQWPPYATAVVGVVSFLLLQSALRAGTLAASQPALTLGDALTSVALGWALFGEEIALGVRVVPELVGVALIGLGSIGLARAPSVHGAWDTPPAARDGPRADGRKQEQGQGQERYRGRGRRGA comes from the coding sequence GTGAGTGTCCTCACCGTCGTCCTCGCCCTGTTCGCGGCGCTGTCCAACGCCGCGGCGTCGGTCCTGCAACGCCGGGCCGCGGCGCAGGACGAGGACCGCGCGGGCGCCGTTCACACGGTGGTGCGCTCACTGCTGCGACTGGTGCACGACCCGTACTGGGTGGGCGGCGCCGCGCTGCTCGCGCTGACGACGGTCCTTCAGGGGGCCGCGCTGGCGGTGGGCAGCCTGTCCGTCGTCCAGCCGCTGATGGCCACCGAGCTGCTGTTCACTCTGATGGTCGGCAGCGTCGTCTTCCACCGGCGTCCCGACCTGCGGACCTGGCTCGCCTTCGTGGCCCTGGCCGTGGGGCTCGCGCTGTTCCTCGGTGCCGCCAGCCCGTCCGCCGGTCAGGACACCGCCACCCCGGGGCGGTGGGGCTGGGCGGGCCTGGCGCTGTTCGTCGTGGTGACGGCCCTCGCCTCGGTCGGCAGCCTGGTGCGGGGCGCGCCGCGCGCCGCGCTGTTCGGGTCGGCGTCCGCGGTGGCGTTCGGCGGTACGGCGGCGCTGCTGAAGGAGGTCACCGGTCGCCTCCCCCAAGGGGTGGGCGCGATGCTGACCCAGTGGCCGCCGTACGCCACGGCGGTGGTCGGGGTCGTCAGCTTCCTGCTGCTGCAGAGCGCGCTGCGGGCGGGGACGCTCGCGGCGTCGCAGCCGGCGCTGACCCTCGGCGACGCGTTGACCAGTGTCGCCCTGGGCTGGGCGCTGTTCGGCGAGGAGATCGCCCTCGGGGTGCGGGTGGTGCCCGAGCTGGTCGGCGTGGCGCTGATCGGCCTCGGCAGCATCGGGCTGGCCCGGGCGCCGTCGGTCCACGGGGCGTGGGACACGCCGCCCGCGGCGCGGGACGGCCCTCGGGCGGACGGACGGAAACAGGAGCAGGGTCAGGGGCAGGAGCGGTACCGCGGTCGGGGCCGGCGGGGGGCGTGA
- a CDS encoding 2Fe-2S iron-sulfur cluster-binding protein: protein MAPAPSSTSSAVVLNINGEKHQLTVDHRTTLLDALRERLDLTGTKKGCDQGQCGACTVLVDGRRAVSCLNLAVAAEGREITTIEGMAEGDRLHPVQQAFLDLDGYQCGYCTPGQICSAVAVIEEHAAGWPSAATEDVRPEAGPPPLTPDEIRERMSGNLCRCGAYVSIVEAVARAAEAHDATAHDGDGARDGSAKGAAA from the coding sequence ATGGCCCCAGCGCCCTCGTCGACGTCCAGCGCCGTCGTCCTGAACATCAACGGCGAGAAGCACCAGCTGACCGTCGACCACCGCACCACCCTGCTCGACGCCCTGCGCGAGCGCCTCGACCTCACCGGCACCAAGAAGGGCTGCGACCAGGGACAGTGCGGCGCCTGCACCGTCCTGGTCGACGGGCGCCGCGCCGTCTCCTGCCTGAATCTCGCCGTCGCCGCCGAGGGGCGGGAGATCACCACCATCGAGGGCATGGCCGAGGGCGACCGGCTGCACCCGGTGCAGCAGGCCTTCCTCGACCTCGACGGCTACCAGTGCGGCTACTGCACACCCGGCCAGATATGTTCGGCCGTCGCCGTCATCGAGGAGCACGCGGCCGGCTGGCCCAGCGCCGCCACCGAGGACGTCCGCCCCGAGGCCGGACCACCACCCCTGACACCGGACGAGATCCGCGAGCGCATGAGTGGGAACCTGTGCCGCTGCGGTGCCTACGTCTCCATCGTCGAGGCGGTCGCCCGCGCGGCCGAGGCCCACGACGCGACGGCCCATGACGGCGACGGCGCCCGCGACGGCTCCGCCAAGGGGGCGGCGGCATGA
- a CDS encoding SDR family NAD(P)-dependent oxidoreductase, producing the protein MAHAFSRPRSAPGPRVVAPDADHARPRREPVGGRGTRTRTALVTGASSGIGAAVARRLSDEGDWRLVLSGRDPSRLRAVAEDASATAFAADLTLPGADRQLADFTLATVGPVDLLVAGAGVGWAGEFLDMPPHTIDEVLEINVPATLRLVRLVLPGMVEAGSGRVVLIGSLAGSVAVRDEAVYSAAKAAIGAFADALRYELRGTGVGVTHVVPGVVDTPFFERRGAPYRRSRPRPVSAERVAEAVRTAVVRGRDEVYVPGWLRLPCRVRGAAPGLYRRLATRFG; encoded by the coding sequence ATGGCCCATGCGTTCTCCCGCCCCCGGTCGGCCCCCGGACCTCGGGTGGTCGCGCCCGACGCGGATCATGCCAGGCCGCGGCGGGAGCCCGTCGGCGGCCGGGGCACGCGGACGCGCACCGCGCTCGTGACCGGGGCGTCCTCCGGTATCGGCGCGGCCGTGGCCCGCCGGCTGAGCGACGAGGGCGACTGGCGGCTGGTGCTCAGCGGACGCGACCCGTCCCGGCTGCGCGCGGTCGCCGAGGACGCGTCGGCCACCGCCTTCGCCGCGGACCTCACCCTTCCCGGCGCCGATCGGCAGCTCGCCGACTTCACGCTGGCCACGGTGGGGCCGGTGGACCTGCTCGTGGCCGGTGCCGGGGTCGGCTGGGCCGGGGAGTTCCTGGACATGCCCCCGCACACCATCGACGAGGTGCTGGAGATCAACGTCCCGGCCACCCTCCGGCTGGTACGGCTGGTACTGCCGGGCATGGTGGAGGCCGGGTCGGGGCGGGTGGTGCTCATCGGATCGCTGGCGGGCAGCGTGGCGGTGCGCGACGAGGCCGTGTACTCCGCCGCCAAGGCGGCGATCGGCGCCTTCGCCGACGCCCTGCGCTACGAGCTGCGGGGCACCGGGGTAGGGGTCACGCACGTGGTGCCCGGGGTCGTCGACACGCCGTTCTTCGAGCGCCGCGGGGCGCCCTACCGGCGGTCACGGCCGCGTCCGGTGTCCGCCGAGCGGGTGGCCGAGGCGGTGCGCACCGCGGTGGTGCGGGGCCGGGACGAGGTGTACGTCCCCGGGTGGCTGCGGCTGCCGTGCCGGGTGCGGGGTGCGGCTCCGGGTCTGTACCGGCGACTGGCCACGCGGTTCGGGTGA
- a CDS encoding xanthine dehydrogenase family protein molybdopterin-binding subunit → MTTVTTGRTTVKGAVGTSHTRVEGRDKVTGAARYAGEIPFADLAHGWLVLSTVARGRIRSIDTDAVLGMPGVLTVLHHGNAPRVDTDYIGMLGIPPDPTAAVFQDERVPHAGWPVALVVAETPEEAREAAEALAVTYDTEPHDTALTADHPDAYPAEGHMPAETEKGDLAAGLAASTVVVDEEYTTPEEHHSMMEPHAATALWDGGRLEVVDSNQGTTWVQGELAKMFSLDESAVRVRSEHIGGGFGSKGLRAHQVSAVMAATLLERPVRVVMTRRQMFSLAGYRSPTTQRVRLGADADGRLRALEHRSLNQTSTVYEFVEPGAGVARVMYDAEAHRTANHVVRLDVPSPTFMRAPGEAPGSFAIEVALDELAERCGVDPIELRLRNEPDVGPVSGLPFSSRNLAACFHEGARRFGWADRDPRPGVRREGRWLLGTGTAAASFGAGAGPSTALLTAEADGTFTVRIAAADIGTGARTALTLVAADALEVAPERVRVRIGDSDFGPAMIAGGSMGTRSWAWAITAAAGELRERLALGTSVPPEGITVRSDTTEALGALAQKERHSFGAQFAEVAVDTATGEVRVRRMLGIFAAGRIVNPLTARNQLVGGMIWGISMALHEEAVRDRASGGLYGPDLAGYHVATHADVPDVEADWVDDPDPDDPVGIKGVGEIGIVGAAAAVANAVWHATGVRHRNLPIRPDRVLSAAAPEGGGAADA, encoded by the coding sequence ATGACCACCGTCACCACCGGCCGTACGACGGTCAAGGGCGCCGTCGGCACCTCGCACACGCGCGTGGAGGGCCGCGACAAGGTCACCGGAGCGGCCCGCTACGCCGGCGAGATCCCCTTCGCCGACCTCGCGCACGGCTGGCTGGTGCTGTCCACCGTCGCCCGCGGCCGCATCCGCTCCATCGACACCGACGCCGTCCTCGGCATGCCGGGCGTCCTCACCGTCCTGCACCACGGCAACGCCCCGCGCGTCGACACCGACTACATCGGCATGCTGGGCATCCCGCCGGACCCGACCGCCGCCGTCTTCCAGGACGAGCGGGTACCGCACGCGGGCTGGCCCGTCGCCCTGGTCGTCGCCGAGACGCCCGAGGAGGCGCGGGAGGCCGCCGAGGCCCTCGCCGTCACGTACGACACGGAGCCGCACGACACCGCGCTCACCGCGGACCACCCCGACGCCTACCCGGCAGAGGGGCACATGCCGGCGGAGACCGAGAAGGGCGACCTGGCGGCCGGGCTCGCCGCCTCCACCGTCGTGGTCGACGAGGAGTACACGACTCCCGAAGAGCACCACAGCATGATGGAGCCGCACGCGGCCACGGCCCTGTGGGACGGCGGCCGGCTGGAGGTGGTCGACTCCAACCAGGGCACCACCTGGGTCCAGGGCGAGCTGGCGAAGATGTTCTCCCTCGACGAGTCCGCGGTGCGGGTGCGCTCCGAGCACATCGGCGGCGGCTTCGGCAGCAAGGGCCTGCGCGCCCACCAGGTGTCCGCGGTCATGGCGGCGACCCTCCTGGAGCGACCGGTGCGGGTGGTGATGACGAGGCGTCAGATGTTCTCGCTGGCCGGCTACCGCAGCCCCACCACCCAGCGCGTACGGCTCGGTGCCGACGCCGACGGCCGGCTGCGCGCCCTGGAGCACCGTTCCCTGAACCAGACGTCGACCGTCTACGAGTTCGTCGAGCCCGGCGCCGGTGTCGCCAGGGTGATGTACGACGCCGAGGCCCACCGTACGGCCAACCACGTCGTACGGCTCGACGTGCCGTCCCCGACCTTCATGCGGGCGCCGGGCGAGGCGCCGGGCTCCTTCGCGATCGAGGTGGCGCTCGACGAACTCGCCGAACGCTGCGGCGTCGACCCCATCGAGCTGCGCCTGCGCAACGAGCCGGACGTCGGCCCGGTCTCCGGCCTGCCCTTCAGCAGCCGCAACCTCGCGGCCTGCTTCCACGAGGGCGCCCGGCGCTTCGGCTGGGCGGACCGCGACCCGCGCCCCGGCGTGCGCCGCGAGGGCCGCTGGCTGCTGGGCACCGGCACGGCCGCCGCCTCCTTCGGCGCGGGCGCCGGTCCCTCCACGGCCCTGCTGACCGCGGAGGCCGACGGCACCTTCACCGTGCGGATCGCCGCCGCCGACATCGGCACCGGCGCCCGTACCGCCCTGACCCTGGTCGCCGCCGACGCGCTGGAGGTCGCGCCCGAGCGGGTCCGGGTGCGGATCGGGGACAGCGACTTCGGGCCGGCGATGATCGCGGGCGGCTCGATGGGGACCCGGTCCTGGGCGTGGGCGATCACCGCGGCGGCCGGTGAACTGCGCGAGCGGCTCGCCCTCGGCACGAGCGTCCCGCCCGAGGGCATCACCGTCCGCTCCGACACCACCGAGGCCCTCGGGGCCCTCGCGCAGAAGGAACGGCACTCCTTCGGGGCGCAGTTCGCCGAGGTCGCCGTGGACACCGCCACCGGTGAGGTGCGGGTGCGCCGGATGCTCGGCATCTTCGCGGCGGGCCGCATCGTCAACCCGCTCACCGCCCGCAACCAGCTCGTCGGCGGGATGATCTGGGGCATCTCCATGGCCCTGCACGAGGAGGCGGTCCGGGACCGGGCGAGCGGCGGCCTCTACGGCCCCGACCTCGCCGGCTACCACGTCGCCACGCACGCCGACGTCCCGGACGTCGAGGCGGACTGGGTGGACGACCCCGATCCGGACGACCCGGTCGGTATCAAGGGCGTCGGCGAGATCGGCATCGTCGGTGCGGCGGCGGCCGTCGCCAACGCGGTCTGGCACGCGACCGGCGTACGCCACCGGAACCTTCCCATCCGGCCCGACCGTGTGCTCTCGGCCGCGGCGCCCGAGGGCGGGGGAGCGGCCGATGCTTGA
- a CDS encoding FAD binding domain-containing protein, translating into MREFGYQRADDVSGAVALLAADPDARFLGGGTNLVDLMKTGVERPARLVDVRDLPLDGIGPTADGGLRIGATVTNSDLAAHLEVRRRYPALTQAVLAGASGQLRNMATVGGNLLQRTRCGYFTDVSKPCNKRVPGSGCPAVTGEHHNHAILGASDHCVAVHPSDMGVALAAFDAVVSYETPDGPGESPLADFYLPVGDTPHRETALPPGALITGVTLPAAPVAARSRYRKVRERASYAFAIGSVAAALDVEDGVVRDARLALGAVASRPWRARAAEDVLIGAPADGATFAAAADAELAAARPLPDNGYKVTLMRNLVVAVLTELTEEAAR; encoded by the coding sequence ATGAGGGAGTTCGGCTACCAGCGCGCCGACGACGTGTCCGGCGCGGTGGCACTGCTCGCCGCCGACCCGGACGCCCGTTTCCTCGGCGGCGGCACCAATCTCGTCGACCTGATGAAGACCGGCGTCGAGCGCCCCGCCCGGCTCGTCGACGTCCGCGACCTCCCCCTGGACGGCATCGGTCCGACCGCCGACGGCGGCCTGCGCATCGGCGCGACCGTCACCAACAGCGACCTCGCCGCCCACCTCGAAGTGCGCCGCCGATACCCGGCGTTGACCCAGGCGGTGCTGGCCGGAGCCTCCGGTCAGCTGCGCAACATGGCCACCGTCGGCGGCAACCTGCTCCAGCGCACCCGCTGCGGCTACTTCACCGACGTGAGCAAGCCGTGCAACAAGCGCGTGCCGGGCAGCGGTTGCCCCGCCGTCACCGGCGAGCACCACAACCACGCCATTCTCGGCGCCTCCGACCACTGCGTGGCCGTGCACCCCTCGGACATGGGCGTGGCCCTCGCCGCCTTCGACGCGGTCGTCTCCTACGAGACCCCCGACGGGCCGGGCGAGTCGCCGCTCGCCGACTTCTACCTCCCCGTCGGTGACACCCCGCACCGCGAGACCGCCCTGCCGCCCGGGGCGCTGATCACCGGCGTGACCCTGCCGGCCGCCCCGGTCGCCGCCCGCTCCCGCTACCGCAAGGTGCGCGAGCGCGCCTCGTACGCCTTCGCGATCGGCTCGGTGGCCGCCGCGCTCGACGTCGAGGACGGCGTCGTACGCGACGCACGGCTGGCCCTCGGAGCGGTCGCCTCCCGGCCCTGGCGGGCCCGCGCCGCCGAGGACGTGCTGATCGGCGCGCCGGCCGACGGCGCGACCTTCGCCGCCGCCGCGGACGCCGAACTCGCGGCCGCCAGGCCGCTGCCCGACAACGGATACAAGGTGACCCTGATGCGCAACCTCGTGGTGGCCGTGCTGACCGAACTCACCGAGGAGGCCGCCCGATGA